Proteins encoded within one genomic window of Brienomyrus brachyistius isolate T26 chromosome 22, BBRACH_0.4, whole genome shotgun sequence:
- the akt1s1 gene encoding uncharacterized protein akt1s1: MASVIQSDPEIPDNFKESWLVLLSAAEAYCQKSGCDLAIITANKRFRPSAPEGDSGRGWEGSRKWEYSYHTWGQGMLADATRRYMDDIAVLHSASVLTAQRQARSGVGEASGARLGADVPCEPGGRVSLVGDSGAGTVSPSTQLYSQSYPSIYSSAPPIGQLGVQNANGERDRERAAIKEVDTIRERPEGGEEEEEEEEEEEEEDMESRRANLNETAGVFSMDEDSLSRDCEPFFESDGEEESTDGSLSEDAPPPSRSMAVGHLPTRGHPPSIARSLPVSVPVWGYRCSRTAQGDSHSGERPGCPDLDHIAASMQALLAPSATDGTEMFGGLPRPRLNTGDFSLKH, encoded by the exons ATGGCCTCTGTGATCCAGTCTGACCCTGAAATCCCAGACAATTTCAAAGAGAGCTGGTTGGTCCTACTTTCTGCTGCAGAGGCCTACTGCCAGAAGTCGGGATGTGATCTAGCCATCATCACTGCTAACAAGAGGTTCCGGCCCTCCGCTCCAGAAGGAGACAGTGGCCGGGGGTGGGAGGGTAGCCGCAAGTGGGAATACTCCTACCACACTTGGGGCCAGGGGATGCTTGCAGATGCCACACGCCGTTACATGGATGACATCGCTGTACTGCACTCGGCCTCGGTGTTGACAGCACAGAGGCAGGCACGCAGCGGTGTGGGCGAGGCCAGTGGGGCCCGCCTGGGGGCAGACGTACCATGTGAGCCCGGCGGCCGGGTG AGCCTGGTGGGTGACAGTGGAGCCGGAACAGTCAGCCCCAGCACGCAGCTCTATTCGCAGAGCTACCCGTCAATCTACAGCTCGGCTCCTCCTATTGGCCAGCTGGGGGTACAAAATGCGAATGGGGAGAGGGACCGGGAGAGGGCTGCCATTAAGGAGGTGGATACCATCAGAGAGAGGCCAGAGGGaggcgaggaggaggaggaagaggaggaagaggaggaggaggaagacatGGAGAGCAGGAGGGCGAATCTGAATGAGACAGCAG GGGTCTTTTCCATGGATGAGGATTCCCTGTCACGTGACTGTGAGCCGTTCTTTGAGTCTGAcggggaggaggagagcacTGATG GCTCCCTGAGCGAGGATGCCCCGCCCCCCTCTCGCAGCATGGCAGTGGGACACCTCCCCACCCGTGGACACCCTCCCTCCATTGCACGTTCTCTGCCTGTGTCCGTGCCCGTTTGGGGCTACCGGTGCAGCCGTACGGCGCAGGGGGACAGCCACAGCGGGGAGCGG CCCGGCTGTCCTGACCTGGACCACATCGCTGCCAGCATGCAGGCTCTCCTGGCTCCGAGTGCCACTGACGGCACAGAGATGTTTGGAGGGCTACCCCGGCCACGCCTCAACACCGGTGACTTCAGCCTGAAGCACTGA
- the zgc:195001 gene encoding tripartite motif-containing protein 16 isoform X1 codes for MPASRKPGDAHGGAIATAPCPIYEPNIPEPQTREELLKYWIPLSLDDRTAQKLLWISDGATKVSRMSEDACPYLDRPERYDHSPQVLCKEKMWGRRAYWEVGYTGWVVVGVVYEGAPRKSQEGPCGIGENDASWGLGWAGTCYQAWHNSENVDVEAEATTELGLYLDQPAGVLSFYAVRKEGEGVTGAAQLLHRYKVSFSQPLLPAFWVGGKSACWIQKKAE; via the exons ATGCCAGCATCGAGGAAGCCCG GAGACGCTCATGGCGGAGCCATTGCTACTG CCCCCTGTCCCATCTATGAGCCCAACATCCCGGAGCCCCAGACTAGGGAGGAGCTCCTGAAGT aCTGGATACCACTCTCCCTGGATGACAGGACGGCCCAGAAGCTGCTGTGGATATCTGACGGGGCGACCAAAGTGTCCCGCATGTCTGAAGATGCGTGCCCGTACCTGGACAGGCCTGAGCGCTATGACCACTCCCCACAG GTGCTCTGCAAGGAGAAGATGTGGGGGAGGCGGGCCTACTGGGAGGTGGGCTACACGGgctgggtggtggtgggggtcgTGTACGAGGGGGCACCACGCAAATCACAGGAAGGCCCCTGTGGCATTGGGGAGAACGATGCCTCCtgggggctgggctgggctggcaCCTGCTACCAGGCCTGGCACAACAGCGAGAACGTAGACGTCGAGGCCGAGGCGACCACGGAGCTGGGTCTCTACCTGGATCAGCCGGCAGGCGTTCTCAGCTTCTACGCAGTGCGGAAGGAGGGCGAGGGTGTCACTGGGGCAGCTCAACTGCTGCACAGGTACAAGGTCAGCTTCAGCCAGCCCCTCCTGCCGGCATTCTGGGTGGGGGGCAAATCTGCCTGCTGGATTCAGAAGAAAGCCGAGTGA
- the zgc:195001 gene encoding tripartite motif-containing protein 16-like protein isoform X2 codes for MPASRKPAPCPIYEPNIPEPQTREELLKYWIPLSLDDRTAQKLLWISDGATKVSRMSEDACPYLDRPERYDHSPQVLCKEKMWGRRAYWEVGYTGWVVVGVVYEGAPRKSQEGPCGIGENDASWGLGWAGTCYQAWHNSENVDVEAEATTELGLYLDQPAGVLSFYAVRKEGEGVTGAAQLLHRYKVSFSQPLLPAFWVGGKSACWIQKKAE; via the exons ATGCCAGCATCGAGGAAGCCCG CCCCCTGTCCCATCTATGAGCCCAACATCCCGGAGCCCCAGACTAGGGAGGAGCTCCTGAAGT aCTGGATACCACTCTCCCTGGATGACAGGACGGCCCAGAAGCTGCTGTGGATATCTGACGGGGCGACCAAAGTGTCCCGCATGTCTGAAGATGCGTGCCCGTACCTGGACAGGCCTGAGCGCTATGACCACTCCCCACAG GTGCTCTGCAAGGAGAAGATGTGGGGGAGGCGGGCCTACTGGGAGGTGGGCTACACGGgctgggtggtggtgggggtcgTGTACGAGGGGGCACCACGCAAATCACAGGAAGGCCCCTGTGGCATTGGGGAGAACGATGCCTCCtgggggctgggctgggctggcaCCTGCTACCAGGCCTGGCACAACAGCGAGAACGTAGACGTCGAGGCCGAGGCGACCACGGAGCTGGGTCTCTACCTGGATCAGCCGGCAGGCGTTCTCAGCTTCTACGCAGTGCGGAAGGAGGGCGAGGGTGTCACTGGGGCAGCTCAACTGCTGCACAGGTACAAGGTCAGCTTCAGCCAGCCCCTCCTGCCGGCATTCTGGGTGGGGGGCAAATCTGCCTGCTGGATTCAGAAGAAAGCCGAGTGA